The following is a genomic window from Chryseobacterium sp. StRB126.
ACAGCCACATACCTTGTGTTCCCATAAGAACTCCCTACAGCTAGCATTCCATTGCTTGATGCACTATAATTAGAAAATTTCAGTCCGATGCCAATATTATTTACGTGATAATAAGCAGAAAGGTCAAAGTGAGGTCCACTTTTTAATTCTTTTCCTGTTTTGAAAATCCTGAAGGTGTTTCCGCTACCCTCCATACATACCCTACAGAGGGAACAAATGAAAAATTTCCGGTAAAAATAGGACTTTCAGTGAAAGGAGCAACTAAAATTTAAACCTTCTATTTTCTTTTTTATCAGAAAGCTTCTTCTTGCTATCCAATCTCTTTTGCTTTTGAGCTCTGGAAGGCTTTGTAGCTGTCCTTTTTTTATGAACAACAAGGGCTTTATTTACAATCTCCGTTATTTTTTCGATGGCTTTATTTTTATTCATCAGCTGGGTTCTGCTTTCAGAAACGGTTAGAAATAAAAATCCATCTGCATTGATTCTATTTTTAAGCTTTTCCTGAATCAATGTTTTTTCATCATCATTAAAAAATTCAGAAGTCATCACTTTCCAAAGTACAGTTACCGAAGTCTCCACTTTATTCACATTCTGTCCTCCTGCCCCACTGCTGCGGGAAGTTTTGAAACTGAGTTCTTTTGAAAAATCCTTCATTGTTTTTTAGTTTTGAGAGTTTAAATTCCGAGATCAGAAGTTCTTAAATATTCTCATGAATCAGTTTATACAATTCCATTCTACTTACCTTTCCATTGGGTGTTCTTGGGATTTTATTGATGAAAATAATTTCTTTCGGCTTATGGAAATTCTTCTCAAAAGAAATCTCTGAAACTTTATCAACAACCTCATCAGATTGATTCCCTTCAATAATTAAGATCAATTTCTGTCCCAAACTTTCATCGGGCAATCCTATAAAGATAGCTTCATTCGGGACTTCTTTCTTGATTAGTGCTTCCAGCGCTTCCGGAAAAATTTTAGCCCCCCCGGAATTAATTACATTATCTATTCTTCCCAAAAATTTAAACTGTTTATCATTTTCAATTTCAACTAAATCATTAGTTACCAATAGTTCAGCATTCACATTAGGAGCAAAAATGGTCAGGCAGCCCCTTTCGTCCAAGGAAATAGAAACATTTTCGAAAACAGTGAAATATTCTTCCTGTTCAGGCATCAGTTGTTTTAAGCCAATATGGGAAAGTGTTTCAGACATTCCATAGGTCTCAAATATACGGTTTGAACTCTTCAAATTCAGCTGAAGAATTTTATTTTTCAAACTTTCAGAAACAGTGGCACCACCAATAATCAGATTTTTGATTAGATGCAGTTTATCTAATGAATTTTCTACCTGAAGTGGAGTCATAGCACAAAAATCCACTTCCTGATCCAAGCTTTCAATAGGATGTAAAGAGGGTTCACTTATGATTAACCTAAGTTTTCTTTCCATGGAACGCACTACCATCATTTTACCTGAAATGTACTCTACCGGCAGACATAGTAATGCGACATCACCTTCTTTTAAACCTAAAAAGTTGCAGGTCATCACTGCAGAATTAATCATTTTATTTTTTTCGATCCCGAAAACTTTAGGAACTCCTGTAGAACCTGATGTCTGTACGTTTACCGTTTCTCCTTCAGAAGTCCATTCTTCTAAAAAAAATCTAACCTTTTTTTCAAATTCAGAATTGAAGGATAATTGATTAATATTGAGATTATTGAAGTCTATCAGCATATTTTCCATGAATAAAATCTACAGTAAATTTAAAAAAAAATACTAAAAAGTCCTTGCATCTAAAGAAAAAAACTGTTATAGGGCACTTGTATGATTCCGCAATAGAGTAATTATAAACCCTTTTATTTAATGAAATATATAGCATTTTTTAAAAGAGCTGCCAAAGAAATCACAATTAATAAAACAGCAATAACCCAACCTCTATAATAAAGCATTTTATCATATATAGAGTCATCCTGTCTTTTCACGTTAAAAACATTTTCTTTAGAGCTTAATTTAAAATAAACAAGTACTAAACCCATCAATAATGTTATAAAAGCCATTTTATTTAATCGCTATTTTTTATTCTTTTAAATATAAATTCTTTGTTGTTTTTGATAATAAGTAAAGTATCACTGTTGGCTTTTTTAATAATTGTAAATGGAAGATTAACTTCTCCCCAATAAATAGGAAACTCATCATTGCTCAAGCTTCCTGGTATCAAAAATTTTCTCTCAGTTAAATTTTTTGAATAATAAATAAAATTATACTCTTTATCAGCATAATACTTTTTATTAATATCAAATTCATACCCTATATTATACGTTCCTTCACCTTTTAAAACAGTATTGAAGGTATATTTATTAAAATCCAATATATTTTTTTCATTCTTATCTGTACAATTGAAAATAAGAAAAATACAGGTTATAAAAATATAAATTGTTACATACTTCATTGTGTATTATTCTTCACCTATTGCTTTAATTTTCATGAACTATCAGAAGTAATTATTCTATTAAAATTTTTGTATTTACAGAGTTTAATCTGGACATCTTTACAACCAATAAAATACTCTACTTTTCCATAATACTATTATTCTTTCCTAGAAACTTTAAAATTGAAGCGAGTTTATACAAATCATAATCAATCATCTCGCGTTCTCCATTTACAACTTTTTGTAAAAATTCCCAGTCTTCTGAAACGCTTCCCATTGTAAGTTGAGCAGGTTCATGATAAGGGCTATATAGTTCCTCATCAAGAATATTCCAATACAAATCATCTTCAAGAACCACAACATTCTTATCTTCTAATTTTTCCAATTTATCAGACAGAATATTGATAAGCTTCCTAATATCTGAAATATTTATATCTTTATTTTCCATATCCTTAATTTATTCTAAAGATTCATATCCTGTTCGTGACTAGCTAATAATTCTATCTTTTAAGACCATTTAATACACCAATAGCTTTCACCTCATCCTTCTCATCTACAAAAATATGATCATGAAAATAGGCAGCAACTACATTGCAACTAATCCCTGCATCACTCAAAGCCTGTGAAAATTTTGCCGTTAAGCCAACTGCAGATAAAGAGGAATGAACCTCAAGAGTGATCCATGATGCTACATAACTAAAGCCTAAATTCATAGCTTCTGCATCTTCTTTCCTAAGTACAACAGTTATACTTTCCGTCTCCTTAAACAGGAACAAAATTTTAGAAAAAGGAATTTCATCAATGTTATCAACTGTACAATACACATATCTCCCTTCATTCAATGACGGATTTAAATTTTTTAAAATATTCTTTAAATTCACTTCACCTTCCATAATTAATTATTTTTCGCCGAAACTATTTCGGGTAAAATTACCATATATTTGATGAAAATAAGTTTGCCCTGCCTTTGATTTTTACTTGAGGTTTGTAAAATATTTTGAAGAGAATAAAAGTTCATTAGTACAGGCTCGATAACCTTGTCAAGGTTTAAAACCTTGACAAGGCTACTAAATTCGAAATCAGGCATTATTTTAACTAAAACAAAAAAGACCTCCACTGGAGATCCTTATCTTATCATTATCAGATTACTTTTTGAGATCATCAATTTCTTCCTGTATAGCTCTGATTTTATCTCTAAGTTCCTGACTTACTTTTCCAGGAATCTTTTTTACTTTTCTAAGGTCTAAGGCCAGCATAATAGAAGCAATTCCCATGAAAATAAAGGAAACACCAGTTAATGTCACCAAAGAAATTCCCGTGAATACTGGATTGAATATCAGCAACAATGAAAATATAATTCCTCCAACACTGGCAAGGGCAACATTTCCCCAACTCATTATTTTCATGCTTTTCAGGTCAAAAGCGAAGCCCAGCAACTGAAAAGAACGGAATAAAAGAGTAAATCCTACTACAAACGGAAGAATAGACATTGAAATCTGAGGATAGGCGATCAAATAAACTCCAATTGCTGTGGTCAGAAGCCCACTTACAAGGAACCACCCCCAACCCTGAAGAGATTTACTGTTCTGTATGGAAAAAAATATTTCAGTAATCCCTGAG
Proteins encoded in this region:
- the arfB gene encoding alternative ribosome rescue aminoacyl-tRNA hydrolase ArfB, encoding MKDFSKELSFKTSRSSGAGGQNVNKVETSVTVLWKVMTSEFFNDDEKTLIQEKLKNRINADGFLFLTVSESRTQLMNKNKAIEKITEIVNKALVVHKKRTATKPSRAQKQKRLDSKKKLSDKKENRRFKF
- a CDS encoding AMP-binding protein, whose translation is MLIDFNNLNINQLSFNSEFEKKVRFFLEEWTSEGETVNVQTSGSTGVPKVFGIEKNKMINSAVMTCNFLGLKEGDVALLCLPVEYISGKMMVVRSMERKLRLIISEPSLHPIESLDQEVDFCAMTPLQVENSLDKLHLIKNLIIGGATVSESLKNKILQLNLKSSNRIFETYGMSETLSHIGLKQLMPEQEEYFTVFENVSISLDERGCLTIFAPNVNAELLVTNDLVEIENDKQFKFLGRIDNVINSGGAKIFPEALEALIKKEVPNEAIFIGLPDESLGQKLILIIEGNQSDEVVDKVSEISFEKNFHKPKEIIFINKIPRTPNGKVSRMELYKLIHENI
- a CDS encoding ACT domain-containing protein, which codes for MEGEVNLKNILKNLNPSLNEGRYVYCTVDNIDEIPFSKILFLFKETESITVVLRKEDAEAMNLGFSYVASWITLEVHSSLSAVGLTAKFSQALSDAGISCNVVAAYFHDHIFVDEKDEVKAIGVLNGLKR
- a CDS encoding DUF308 domain-containing protein; translated protein: MANLFQTLTNTVKHWYIPLIFGILFLICGFYVFSVPLATYVTLSIFFSVSFLFSGITEIFFSIQNSKSLQGWGWFLVSGLLTTAIGVYLIAYPQISMSILPFVVGFTLLFRSFQLLGFAFDLKSMKIMSWGNVALASVGGIIFSLLLIFNPVFTGISLVTLTGVSFIFMGIASIMLALDLRKVKKIPGKVSQELRDKIRAIQEEIDDLKK